The Nitrospirota bacterium nucleotide sequence GCTTCCGCGTTGATCGGGTGCAGCGCCACCAGGGTCGCTGCCGTCAGCGCCGCGAGCACCATGGTCCACAAACGGCGAGCCAGGAAGAACACCGCGACAACCACGGCCATGTGAATCATCAGATTCATCCCGTGATAGCCCGATGGCGTGTTCCCCCACAGTGCTCGGTCCAAGGCATAGCTGGCGAGGAGGATCGGGCGGTACCAGCCATAGTGTTCCCGCAGGGCGCTCGCCGCATAGGGAGAGGTGAACCACTGAGTCGCCGACGCGAACGAAGCGATCGACGGATTACTTGCCACCGCGTGCGCATCGTCGAGCACAAATCCGTTTTGCGTGACGCCACGATAGGTGAGCGCGGTGACCCCGAGGATTAGGCCGAGTGCCAGGCTTTGCCACACGCGGTCGGTGGGAGTCATACCGTCAAGAGACGCAAAAAGGGGGAGGGGGACGTCCCTCGTTGGACGTTACACCTTGCGTCGCATCCTGCTGCCGACTTTCAGCCGCAACGCATTGAGCCGGATAAATCCCGCGGCGTCTTTCTGGTCGTACACCGCCTCTTCCTCGAACGTGGCTAGGTCGTGACGGTACAGGGACGCGGGGGATTTCCGGCCCGCGATGGTGATCGATCCCTTGTACAACTTGAGGCGCGCCGTGCCGGTTACGCTTTGCTGCGCCTCGTCGATCGCGGCCTGCAGCATCCGGCGCTCGGGGGAGAACCAGTACCCGTAGTAGACCAACTCGGCGTACCGCGGGATCAGGGCGTCGCGCTGGTGCAGGACCTCTCGATCCAGCGTCAGCGACTCGACCGCCCGGTGCGCCGCGTGCAGGATCGTGCCGCCCGGCGTTTCGTAGACTCCGCGCGACTTCATGCCCACGTAGCGGTTCTCGACCAGGTCCACGCGGCCGATGCCGTGACGGCCGCCGATTTCGTTAAGGGAAGCGAGCAGCCTCGCGGGCGAGAGCTTGTGGCCATTGAGCGCCACGGGATCACCCGCGCGGTAGTCCACCTCCACGTATTCGGCCGAGGCCGGGGCGCGCTGCGGGTCCACCGTCATCGTGAACATCTCGGCCGGCGGTTCGGCCCACGGATCTTCCAAGATGCCGCCCTCGTAGCTGGTGTGGAAGAGATTTTTGTCCACGCTGTAGGGCTTGGCCTTGGTGGCGGTGACCGGGATCCCGTGTTTATCCGCGTAGTCGATCAGGTCCTGGCGCGAACGGAACGGCCATTCGCGCCACGGCGCCACGATGCGGATCGCGGGGTCGATGGTCTGATAGGCGAGTTCGAAACGCACCTGGTCGTTGCCTTTCCCGGTCGCGCCGTGTCCCACCGCGTCGGCCCGCTCCTGCGCGGCGACCGCCATCTGGGCCTGCGCGATCAACGGCCGAGCGATCGACGTGCCGAGCAGGTAGGAACCTTCGTACACCGCGTTCGCGCGCAGCATGGGGAAGACGAAGTCTTCGACGAACGTCTCTCGGAGATCCCGCACCACCGCCTTTTTCGCGCCCGTGGCGAGGGCTTTGGCTTTGACGGCTTGCAGGTCTTCGCCTTGTCCCAGATCCGCGCAGAACGCGATGACCTCGCAGCCATAACGTTCCTTGATCCACGTGATCGCCACCGACGTGTCCAGACCGCCGGAGTAGGCCAGGACCAAAGTCCGGATGGGCGAGGGGGAGACGGATCCGCTCTCGCTCTTTTTGACGTTCCTCACGACTCTTCTATATTTTTTCACCCCTTCACCCCCTCACCCCGTCGCCCCCTCAACAAGCATTTCCAGGATCGCCTTCTGGATGTGCAACCGGTTCTCGGCCTGGTCAAAGATGACCGAGCGCGGGCCCTCCATCACGTCTTCGGTGATCTCTTCGCCGCGATGCGCGGGCAGGCAGTGCATGACGATCGCGTCGGGTTTGGCAAGCCGCAACAGGTCGGCGTTGATCTGATAGCGACGAAAAACAGCGGCGCGCGTCCGGCTCTCGGCTTCCTGCCCCATGCTGGTCCAGACGTCCGTGTACAACACGTCCGCGCCGGCTGCGGCCTCGCGCGGGTCCTCGCCGACCCACACCCCGCCGTGCGTTTTCTCGGCCTCGAGTTCCGCCCATTTGACGATCTCGCCGTCCGGCTGGTACCCGGCCGGCGACGCAATGCGGCACGACATGCCCATGATGGCGCACCCCTCGAGCAGCGAGTGCGCGACGTTGTTGCCGTCGCCCACGTAGGCCACCACGATCCCGGCCAGCCGCTGCTTTTTCTCATCGATCGTCAGCAGGTCGGCGAGGATTTGGCAGGGATGATGCGCATCCGTGAGCCCGTTGATCACGGGAATCGTGGCGTGGCGCGCCCACTCCTCCAATCGGTCCTGCCCGAAGGTGCGGATCACGAGGGCGTCGAGGTAGCGCGACAGGACTCTGGCGGTATCGGCGATCGTCTCTCCGCGTCCGAGCTGGATCTCCTGAGCCGGCAGGAACACGGGATGGCCGCCCAGTTGCGCGATCGCGACCTCGAACGACACGCGCGTGCGCGTGGAGGCTTTCTCGAAAAATAGCCCCACGCTTTTTCCCGCCAGTGCCCGGGAGGGGACGCCAGTTTTTGCCCGGTCGATCAGGCGCCGGATCTCGCGCGGGGCCAGGCTCCGGAGCGCCAGTAGGTCGCGCTCAGCCATGTGCCCTCGACACGTACAAGAGCGGATGA carries:
- a CDS encoding argininosuccinate synthase, producing MRNVKKSESGSVSPSPIRTLVLAYSGGLDTSVAITWIKERYGCEVIAFCADLGQGEDLQAVKAKALATGAKKAVVRDLRETFVEDFVFPMLRANAVYEGSYLLGTSIARPLIAQAQMAVAAQERADAVGHGATGKGNDQVRFELAYQTIDPAIRIVAPWREWPFRSRQDLIDYADKHGIPVTATKAKPYSVDKNLFHTSYEGGILEDPWAEPPAEMFTMTVDPQRAPASAEYVEVDYRAGDPVALNGHKLSPARLLASLNEIGGRHGIGRVDLVENRYVGMKSRGVYETPGGTILHAAHRAVESLTLDREVLHQRDALIPRYAELVYYGYWFSPERRMLQAAIDEAQQSVTGTARLKLYKGSITIAGRKSPASLYRHDLATFEEEAVYDQKDAAGFIRLNALRLKVGSRMRRKV
- the argF gene encoding ornithine carbamoyltransferase yields the protein MAERDLLALRSLAPREIRRLIDRAKTGVPSRALAGKSVGLFFEKASTRTRVSFEVAIAQLGGHPVFLPAQEIQLGRGETIADTARVLSRYLDALVIRTFGQDRLEEWARHATIPVINGLTDAHHPCQILADLLTIDEKKQRLAGIVVAYVGDGNNVAHSLLEGCAIMGMSCRIASPAGYQPDGEIVKWAELEAEKTHGGVWVGEDPREAAAGADVLYTDVWTSMGQEAESRTRAAVFRRYQINADLLRLAKPDAIVMHCLPAHRGEEITEDVMEGPRSVIFDQAENRLHIQKAILEMLVEGATG